The sequence below is a genomic window from Sphingobium sp. EP60837.
CCGATGTAAGCCATGAACTGAAGAACCCGATCGCCTCGCTGCGCTCCGCTCTCGATGCGCTGGACCGGGTTGATAAGCCGGAGCTCCGAGCTCAGCTCATGGCCATCGCCCAGGATGACGTGCGTCGATTGGACCGCCTGGTCACCGACATCGCCGAAGCCTCCCGCATCGACGCTCAGTTGTCCCGCACCCGCTTCGAACCGATCGATCTCGGACTGTTGATCGAACGGATGGTGGTCGCCCGCGAAGCGCGGGGCGTTCCCAGGGGCATCCGCCTCGCCTTCGCCCGTCCGCGCAAGGATGTGGCCGTCGTGCTGGGCGAGGAGCAGCGGCTGATGCGCGTACTCGACAATCTGATCGACAACGCCATCTCCTTCTCGCCCGACGGCGGCCTCGTCCAGATCGTTGCCACGGTCGCCGACCATGAAGTGTTGGTCAGTGTCGAGGATGAAGGACCGGGCGTGCCCGAACCCCAGCGGGAACATGTCTTCCGCCGCTTCCACAGCGTCCGTCCGGAGACGGAAAGTTTTGGCAAGCATTCGGGCTTGGGCCTCGCCATCGCGCGCTCCATTGTCGAAGGACATCAGGGCAAGATCAGCATTGCCGACCGCGAAGACAATCAGAGCGGTGCCTGCTTCATGCTGCGCTTGCCGATGGGCGTGGAGCGCGATCCTGGCATTGTCTCGGAATAGGACGTCTGCACCGCCAAATTTTTTGACGCGATGGCCCCAGCGTCCCTTCAATTCGTTTCCCACCAGCCCGGACAAGGTCTAAGAAGAGAGTGGGTATGGTGCGGGAAGAAACAAGCGAAACATTGCACGCGACGAGCGTCGCCATCGGCGGCCGCGCGGTGCTGCTGTGCGGGCCGAGCGGCATGGGCAAGTCGGACCTCGCCCTGCGCCTCATCGACCGCGGCGCCATCCTGGTCAGCGATGATTATACCCTGCTGAAATGGGTCGATGGGCGGCTGGAAGCCACCGCGCCGCAGACCATCACCGGCAAGATGGAAGTACGCGGACTTGGCGTGGTGGACATGCCTTGCATAGATTATGCCCGCGTGGCCCTGATCGTCGATCTGTCCGATGACATCGACCGCATGCCGGCCGATCCGGAAAAACGTGTGATCGCTGGCGCAAAGATACCGGTGGTGCGCCTCGCCGCGCTTGAACCCTCCGCCCCAATCAAGGTCGAACTGGCGCTCAAGACGGTGGGCCTCGCGTGAACGCGCCAACTCCCAAGACCATCCTCCTCGTTTCCGGCCTCTCCGGCGCAGGCAAGACGACTGCGCTCAAGACGCTCGAGGACATGGGCTGGGAAGTTGTGGACAACCTCCCTCTCCTCCTCCTCGAACGGCTGCTCGACACGCCAGTGCCCGCAGGCCACGAGGAGCTCGACGATCGCCCGCTGGCGCTGGGCATCGACGCGCGCACCCGGGGCTTCGACGCTCAGGCGATTGTGCAACGGATAAAAGCGCTACGCACCCGCCGCGGGCATGATGTCGAAACGCTCTTCCTCGATTGTTCCGACATGGAGCTGGAACGCCGCTTCGCCGAAACCAGACGCCGCCATCCGCTGGCATCGGATCGCCCCGCGGCGCACGGCCTCGCGCGCGAACGCGAACTCACCGATCCGCTGCGGCGCTGGGCTACCCATGTCATCGATACGACCAGCCTGACCAGCAACGGTCTGCAGCAGGAGATCCGCAACCGCTTTTCGCGCGATGGCCTGTCCGCGCCGGTGCTGACGATCATGTCCTTCGGCTTTTCGCGCGGCGTTCCGCTCAACGCCGATCTCGTCTTCGACATGCGCTTTTTGCGCAATCCCCATTGGGAACCCGACTTGCGGCCAAAGACCGGCCTCGATGCGGATGTGTCAGCCTATATCGTGGACGACCCCGCTTATGAGGAATCGCTCAGCCGTATAGAGGAATTGCTGGCCCTGCTGCTCCCACGATATGCTGACAGCGGTAAAAGCTATGTCACGGTTGCTTTCGGCTGCACCGGCGGGCGTCACCGATCGGTCCATGTTGCCGAACGCGTAGCCAAATACTTGCAAGACGCGGGCTTTTCGCCCACGGTCTCGCACCGCAATATGGAATCAGCGCCGCAGGACAGCCTGGAGAAGCGCGAACCGGGAGGCCCGAAAGCACAATCATGAAACAAGTTGGGCCGGCAAATAAATGATTGGACTGGTACTCGTCACCCATGGGTCGCTTGCGACGGAATTTGTCGTGGCGATGGAGCATGTGGTCGGTCCGCAGCAGCAGATCGAAACCATCTGCATCGGTCCGGAAGATGATATGGAAGTGCGCCGCGCCGACATCGCCTCTGCGGTCGCGCGTGTGAATGACGGATCGGGCGTCATCCTGCTGACCGACCTGTTCGGCGGCACTCCCTCCAATCTCGCCATATCATTGTTGAAGGCGGGTGAGATTGAGGTCATCGCGGGCATCAACCTGCCTATGCTCATCCGCTTGGAAAGCGCGCGCAAGGTGATGGACGTGCGCCAGGCCGTCGCCGCGGCGCGGGAAGCGGGGCAGAAATATATCAGCGTTGCATCGGAACTATTGGGTAGCACTACATGAGCGAAATCAGCCAGGAAGTCCGGATCAGCAACAAGCGCGGCCTTCATGCCCGCGCCAGTGCGAAATTCGTGACCTTGGCAAGCGGCCTCCCCGCACAGATCACCGTGCGCAAGGATGGCAGCGAAGTGACCGGCACGTCCATCATGGGTCTGATGATGCTCGGCGCGGCCTTAGGCGATTCCATCGTCATCAGCGCCACGGGGCCGGAAGCGGCGGATTCTCTAGGCAAGCTGGTAACGCTGGTCGAAGATAAGTTCGGCGAAGAATAAACCTTTTACCACCCGCCCCGGCTCGATAGAGAGGCCGCTTCGTTCCCCAACAGGAAGCAAGGCGCAAGTGGCACGCGAAATCACCGGATTTTCCAACCCGCTGGTGAAGCGCGTCCGCAGCTTGCGTGAAAAGAAGTTCCGCAAGGCTGAAGGACTGTTCCTGGCCGAGGGGCTACGCATACTGACCGAAGCGCGCGAGGAAGGCGTGCTGCCAGAAATGCTTTTCCATGCAGGTTCCAGCCACCCCCTCGCCGCCGACCTGATCGCCGCCATGGAGGACGCCGGGGCGGACGTCATCGAAACAACGCCCGACATTCTCTCCAAGATTTCGGGCAAGGACAATCCGCAGGCCGTCGTGGGCGTCTATCGCGACCGGCTGACCCCCTTGGCCAAGCTCGACCGGACCAAAGCGGACATCTGGGTCGTCGCCCAATCGCTGCGCGATCCCGGCAATCTCGGCACCATCCTGCGCACCGGCGACGCGGTCGGCGCGGGCGGGCTCATCCTGATCGATGATTGCGTTGATCCTTTTTCGGTGGAGTCCGTGCGGGCGAGCATGGGCGCGCTCTTCACCCAGTCGATCACCCAGGCACGCTGGAGCGAGTTCATGCACTGGCTGCGCGAAGGCCCGGGTGAACTGATCGGCACCAGCCTCAAGGCCACGCATGATTATCAGGAGCCACGCTATCAGAGCCCAAGCTTCCTGCTCGTCGGCAATGAAGCCCAGGGCCTACCGGAAGCCTATGAGGCTGAATGCGACCTGCTGGTGAAGATGCCGATGCTCGGCAAGGCCGACAGCTTGAACGCTGCCGTCGCCTGCGCCGTGATGGCTTATGAACTGCTCAACCAGAAAAGAAAGGCATGACAATGGCGCGAGGGGGCGTGCAGGTAATGGAAGCAGCTGTTGGGGAAACGGGCGGAATCGATGCGATGCTGCGCCACAAGCGGGTGCTGGCAGCCAGCCTGATCGGCACGGCGGTCGAATTCTACGACTTCTACATCTACGCGACCGCGGCCAGCCTGGTGTTCGGCCCCCTCTTCTTCCCCGCCACGTCGCCTTCCGCGCAGTTGATGGCGGCCTATGGCAGCCTCGCCCTCGCCTTCTTCGCGCGGCCCCTGGGCGCGGCGGTGTTCGGCCATTATGGCGACCGGATTGGGCGCAAGGCGACGCTCGTCACCTCGCTGATGCTGATGGGCGGGTCGACTTTGGCGATCGGATTCCTGCCGACTTATCAGATGATCGGCTGGTGGGCGCCGCTGATCCTCTGCATCCTGCGCTTCGGCCAGGGTTTTGGCCTCGGCGGCGAATGGGGCGGCGCGGCGCTGCTGGCGGTAGAAAATGCGCCGCCCGGATGGCGCGCGCGTTTCGGCATGTTCCCGCAGCTGGGCGCTCCCGTCGGCTTCCTCGCCGCCAACGGCCTGTTCCTGATCCTCGGCATGTTCCTCACCGACAAGGATTTCTTCGCCTGGGGCTGGCGCCTGCCCTTCCTCGGCAGCGCGGTGCTGGTGTTCTTGGGCCTGTGGGTGCGGCTCAAGCTCACCGAGACGCCGGAATTTGCCGCCGCCCAAGCCGAAGCCCCGCCGCCCGCCGTACCGCTTGCCGCGCTTTTTTCCGGCCATCTTGGCGCGGCGGTCGCGGGCACCTTCGCGGTCGTCGCCTGCTTTGCGGTCTATTATATCGCGACCGCCTTCGCCCTCGGCTACGGCACCACCACGCTCAAGATCAACCGCGAGACCTTCCTCGCCATTCAGCTGGGCGCGATCCTGTTCATGGCGCTCAGCATCATCATCGCCGGCTGGTGGGCGGACAAGACCAGCCCGACCCGCGTGCTGGTCGTCGGCTGCATCGGCACGGTGGCGATGGGCGTGATCTTCGGCCCCGCCATGGGCACCGGGCAATTGCTGCCGATCTTCCTGATCCTCAGCCTCGCGCTGTTCCTGATGGGCTTCGTCTATGGCCCGCTCGGCGCCTATCTGCCGCACCTCTTCCCGGTGCAGCTGCGCTATACGGGCGCCTCCTTCAGCTTCAACCTGGGCGGCATCATCGGTGGCGCACTGGCGCCGATCGTAGCCACCTGGCTGATTCAGGTGCAGGGGGTCGAGCTGGTCGGCCTCTATATGTCGGCGGCGGCGGCGATCAGCCTCGGCGGACTGTGGTTTACCAGCCGGAAGCCAGCCTGACCCGCGCGCCAGCGGCCCAGCTGGCTGCGTGATTGGCGGACGTTCCCCCTAGAACCCGTTCGGTTCGAGTAGGCTTCGAGCTTGTCGAGCAGCCGTATCGAGAACATGTTGGGTAGCGCCATTTTCTCGACTTCGGTTCTCGACAGGCTCGGACCTCCGCTCGAACCAAAGGGGAATTTAATTACGCCAGCCGTTGGTCATAGCCCCCCAAACAGAAAAAGGCGGCGTCCCACCGGACACCGCCTTTCCGTTTTCATGTCCCGTCAGCGACAGGAACCGAAGATCAACCCTCGGTGCGGACGTCGCGGCGCTCGGCGATGCGAGCGCGCTTGCCGGTGCGGCCGCGCAGATAATAAAGCTTCGCACGACGCACGACGCCACGACGGACGACGGTGATCGAATCGATGTTCGGCGAATAGAGCGGGAAGACGCGTTCCACACCCTCACCGAACGAAATCTTGCGCACGGTGAAGTTGCTGCCCATGCCCTTGTTTGAGCGGGCGATGCAGACGCCTTCATAATTCTGGACGCGGCTACGGTCACCTTCGATGACCTTCACGCCGACGCGCAGCGTATCACCCGGACGGAATTCCGGAATATCCTTGGCGAGAGCCGCGATGTTCTCGGCCTCGATCTGCTGGATCAAGTTCATGATCTTAGTCCTGTTTTTCGCGTTGCGCACCAGAGGGCGGCTGGTCCCGAACGCCGATATGACGTTCCCAAAGGTCCGGCCGCCTTAGCCGTGTGTCATCCTCCGCCCTTTGTTTCCGCCAGGCGGCGATCTTCGCATGATCCCCCGATCGCAACACTTCAGGGATCGTGCGCCCTTCCCATTCAACAGGTCGGGTATAGTGCGGATATTCGAGAAGGCCGCTTTCGAAGCTCTCTTCATCCCCACTTGAAGCCGCGCCCATTACTCCGGGAAGCAAGCGAATGCAAGCATCCAGCAGCATCAACGCGCCCATCTCTCCGCCGGACAGAATGATGTCACCCATGCTGATCTGCTCGACCGGGCGAGCCTCGAAAATACGCTCGTCAAAGCCTTCGAACCGGCCGCATAGCAGGGTCGCACCGGGGCCGGCGGCCAACTCGCGCACGCGGGCCTGCGTGATCGGCGCGCCGCGCGGCGTCATGGCGATGACGGGCAGGTCGGGGCCTGTCTCCAACGCCTGATCAATGGCTAGGCCAAGGATGTCGGCGCGCAGCACCATGCCTGCGCCACCACCCGCAGGCGTATCATCAACGGTCCGATGCTTATCCGTGGCAAAGTCGCGGATGTGGATAGGATCGCAGCTCCACTTGCCCTCGGCCAGTGCACGCCCCGCGAGCGACACGCCAAGCGGGCCGGGAAACATCTCCGGGTAGAGGGTCAGTATCTGCGCGCGAAAGTTCAAGCCTTACGCGCCTTGAGCCATGCCCCCGCCATGCCGCCGAGCAGCGAGACCCCTCCTCCGACGATCAGGGCAATGCCGATCGCGCGCAGCAGGTCGGCGAAAGGTCGCTCGGGGTGCATCAGCGAGGGCAACAGGAAGAACATCGGAATGGGGATGATCAAAGCGATCGCTGCGGCGATCTTCAAACCGCGCGACCAAGCCATGGTAAAAAGCCGCCACCCGGCGGCAACCATCAGAAGCAGATAGAGAGCAGCAAGAATTTTCGGCATCAGTTCGACCTGCTGTCAGACGGCAAAAGCGGCATCGATGACGGCCTGCTCGTCCGTGATGGTCACGGCGTGCATCGGCACCATGAAGCGCTTGCCCCTTTTCCCATCCGCCGCTGGCCGCTCGACCTCGATGATGTCACCCGCGCCGAAATTCTCGACCGCGACGATATGGCCCAGCCCTTCGCCCTCGGTGGACGAACAGGGAAGGCCGATCAGGTCAGCATGATAATACTCGCCCTCCCCCAAGGGAGGCAGAGCAGACCGCGGCACCGTAAGCTCGGTCCCACGCAGGGCTTCGGCCAAGGAGCGGTCGCCAATCTCGGCAAATCGCGCGACGGCGCCGTTCGGGCCGGGGCGCACCGACTTCAAGGTCAGCGTGCGCCCCGCCGCATCGAAGCTCCCATAGGATTTAAGGGCCTCAGACCCCTCTCCAAAGAGCTTCAGACGGACGTCGCCCGCCACCCCATGAGCGCCGATGACGACGGCGAGAGTGACGGGCTTGTCAGTCAAGGGGTTCAGCCCTCGGCCTGCTCTTCGGCAGCAGCAGCTTCGGGAGCAGCTTCTTCAGCGACCGGAGCTTCTTCCACGGCCGGAGCGGCAGCGGCTTCAGCAGCGGCGGCCTTGGCAGCTTCAGCAGCTTCGGCGGCTTCCGCAGCCTTGGCAGCACGGTCTTCGGCGCGATCCTTGGCCTTCTGGCCCGGCTCAGCCTTGTTCGGGTTGTTGCGGGCAGGACGTTCCTTCACGCCAGCGGCGTCGAGGAAGCGTGCAACGCGGTCGGTCGGCTGGGCACCGGCGGCAACCCAATGCTTCGCGCGCTCGACGTCCAGAACGACGCGCTTTTCGTCGCCCTTGGGCAGGACGGGGTTGTAGCTGCCGATGCGCTCGATGAACTTGCCGTCACGCGGCGCGCGGCTGTCGGCCACGACGATGCGGTAATAGGGACGCTTCTTGGAACCACCGCGCGAAAGACGAATGGACGTTGCCATGGATACCTGACCTTACCTTTCTGACTTGATATAATTAATTGAAAACGCTTATTTCTTCATGAAATTTTGAAATCCGGGCGGAAGATTGGGCATGTTGCCGCCCAGCCCCGGCAGTCCCTGTGGAGGCGCGCCGCCACCGCCCAGCATGCCGTCAAGGCCACCCCCGGTGAACATCTTGGCCAGCCCCTTGAGACCGCCCATCTTGCGGATTTTCTTCATCGCCGTTTCCATCTCCTGATGCATTTTCAGGAGCTTGTTGACTTCCTGCACCGTGGTGCCGGAGCCCTTGGCGATACGTATCTTGCGCTTGGCGTTGATCAGCGCGGGCTTCTCGCGCTCCTTCAGCGTCATCGATCCGATCATTGCGTCGAGATGGATCAGCGTCTTGTCGTTCGCGCCGCTATTGGCCATCGCCTGTTGCGCCTTCTTGAGGCCGGGCAACATGCCAGCGAGCGCGCCAAGACCGCCCATGCGGCGCATCTGGTTGAGCTGCGAACGCAGGTCGTTCATGTCGAACTGACCTTTGGCCATCTTCTTGGCGAGCTTGTCGGCTTCCTCGGCGTCGATGCTCTCGGCCGCTTTCTCGACCAGCGAGACGACGTCGCCCATGCCCAGGATGCGCTGCGCGACACGCGCTGGATGGAAGGGCTCGATTGCGTCGAGCTTTTCGCCAGTGCCCGCGAACTTGATCGGACGGCCGGTAACCGCGCGCATCGACAGCGCCGCACCACCGCGCGCATCGCCGTCCATGCGGGTCAACACCACGCCGGTCAGCGGCACCTGCGCGGTAAAGCTGGTCGCGACATTGACTGCGTCCTGGCCGGTCAACGAGTCGACCACCAGCAGGATTTCCGCCGGGTTGGAGACTTCAGCGACCGCCTTCATCTCGTCCATCAGCGCCTGATCGACGTGCAGACGGCCGGCGGTGTCGAGCATCACCACATCGAAGCCCTGAAGCTTCGCGGACTGGAGCGCGCGCTTGGCGATCTCGACCGGCTGCTGGCCCGGCACGATCGGCAGGGTCGCCACATCGGTCTGGGTGCCCAGCACCGCCAGCTGCTCCTGCGCAGCCGGGCGCTGGACGTCGAGCGACGCCATCAGCACCTTCTTGCGCTCTTTTTCCTTAAGGCGCTTGGCGATCTTCGCGGTGGAGGTGGTCTTACCGGAGCCCTGAAGGCCGACCATCATGATGACCGCAGGCGGGTTCACATCGATCAGCAGCTCGGACGTTTCAGCGCCCAGCGTTTCGGTGAGCGTGTCCGAGACGATCTTGACGACCATCTGCCCCGGAGTGACCGATCGCAGCACATCGCTGCCAACCGCTCGCTCGGTCGCCTGATCGACGAACTGACGGACGACGGGAAGCGCGACGTCGGCTTCGAGAAGCGCGATTCGCACCTCGCGCATCGCGGCGCGGACATCGTCCTCCGTCAGCGCACCGCGCCCACGCAGCTTGTCGAATACCCCACTGAGACGATCGCTTAGCGAATCGAACATCATCACCTCATTTGGGCCGAAAAGCCCGGAAAACCGCGCCTACCCCGCCAAACGACAAAATCGCCGGCGGGCGAAAACTCGCCGGCCAGCGTCCATCCGGTGCTCCCCTATGAGCGCCATGGATCTGTCAGGGTATCGGACGGCAAGCCGCCTGATTGCGAGGAGGCCTTTAGCGCATGGTGGGTCAGGACGCAACTATCCGTTCCCTTGTCACCCCGGGCTTGACCCGGGGTCCCGCTTTCTTGCTTCTCCACTGCAGCAGTCGAATGAAGCTGGACCCCGGATCAAGTCCTGGGTGACGGAAGTTGGCAAAAATCCGGTCAAGCGCTGCTCTGGCCTTTTCCCCCCGCACCCCCTACATGCGCGCGCATTATGGGACGCTTTTCAAAGATGCACGGCCTCGGCAACGATTTCGTCGTGATCGACGCGCGTGAGGCTGCGCTCGACATGACCCAGGCGCGCGCGCAGGCGATTGCCGACCGTCACGCCGGGATCGGCTGCGACCAGCTGATCCTGATCGGCCAGTCGGACAAGGCAGATGTGTCGATGCGCATCTTCAACAGCGACGGCAGCGAAGTGGAAGCGTGCGGCAACGCCACGCGCTGTGTTCCCCTGTTCCTCGGGCGCGACGTGCTGATCGAAACGAAGGCCGGGCTGCTCGATGCAAAGGGGGTCGAAGGCGGCGCAAGCGTCGATATGGGCGAGCCCCGGCTGGAATGGGGCGCCATCCCCCTCGCCTACGCCATGGATACACTGGCTATGCCCGTCAGCTGGGAAGACCTGCCCGCGCCAGTTGCCGTCAATGTCGGCAACCCGCATGTCATCTTTTTCTGTGACGATATGAACGGTGTGAACTTCGAGCGTTTGGGACCGATGATCGAGACCGATCCGCTGTTCCCCGCGCGTGTAAATGTGAACTTCGCGCAGGTCGTAGGCGAGAACCACATCCGCCTGATCGTCTGGGAACGGGGCGCAGGATTGACCCGCGCGTGCGGCACGGGCGCCTGCGCAACAGCGGTAGCAGCGGTGCGGCGCAAGCTGGTGAGCGGATCGACCCGGGTCACCTTGCCCGGCGGCGATCTGCTGATCGAATGGGCTCCGGGCGGCTCGATCCGCATGACAGGCCCTGCCACTCATGTCTTCGATGGCGAGGCTGACTGGGCGCGCTTTTGAAGATGAGCGGGCCGCAGATCATCACCCTGGGCTGCCGCCTCAACATCGCCGAGAGCGAGGCGATCCGCGAAATGGCGGCCGATGAGGATGACCTGGTGGTCGTCAACAGCTGCGCCGTCACGGCGGAGGCGGTTCGGCAAACGCGCCAGGCGATAAGGCGGGCGCGGCGTGAACGGCCCCGTGCCCGCGTCATCGTGACAGGCTGCGCGGCGCAAACGGAACCGGAAACCTTCGCAAACATGGCCGAGGTGGATGCCGTCATCGGCAATCGGGAGAAGATGGCGGCCCATCACTATTCGTCAGTCCAGCGAAAGCTGGGATCTCAGGCAGCAGTTCTTGACTCCCGACGCGAGACCCCAGCTTTCACTGGGGTGACGAATGGGCTTGAGATGACGGACAAGGTCCAAGTCTCCGACATCATGGCCGTGCGCGAAACCGCCCCCCATATGGCGAGCGCCTTCGCCGAACATGCCCGCGCCTTTCTGGAGGTGCAGAATGGCTGCGACCACCGCTGCACCTTCTGCATCATCCCTTATGGGCGCGGGAACAGCCGCTCGGTCCCGGCAGGCGCAGTGATCGACAAAGCCCGCGAACTGGTGGACGCGGGCTATAAGGAAATCGTGCTGACGGGCGTGGATGTCACCAGCTATGGGCCCGATCTGCCGGGATCGCCCTCGCTAGGACTCCTGATAGAACGCATCCTCAACGCCGTGCCGGACCTGCCGCGCCTGCGCCTTTCCTCACTCGACAGCGTCGAAATCGATGATCGGCTCTTCGACCTGCTTGCGCGCGAGCCTCGCATGATGCCGCACCTGCACCTGTCGCTGCAGGCAGGCGACGACATGATCCTCAAACGCATGAAGCGCCGCCACAGCCGGGCCGACGCGATCCACATCGTAGAACGGCTGAAG
It includes:
- the rpsP gene encoding 30S ribosomal protein S16 — translated: MATSIRLSRGGSKKRPYYRIVVADSRAPRDGKFIERIGSYNPVLPKGDEKRVVLDVERAKHWVAAGAQPTDRVARFLDAAGVKERPARNNPNKAEPGQKAKDRAEDRAAKAAEAAEAAEAAKAAAAEAAAAPAVEEAPVAEEAAPEAAAAEEQAEG
- a CDS encoding HPr family phosphocarrier protein; this encodes MSEISQEVRISNKRGLHARASAKFVTLASGLPAQITVRKDGSEVTGTSIMGLMMLGAALGDSIVISATGPEAADSLGKLVTLVEDKFGEE
- the rimM gene encoding ribosome maturation factor RimM (Essential for efficient processing of 16S rRNA), with amino-acid sequence MTDKPVTLAVVIGAHGVAGDVRLKLFGEGSEALKSYGSFDAAGRTLTLKSVRPGPNGAVARFAEIGDRSLAEALRGTELTVPRSALPPLGEGEYYHADLIGLPCSSTEGEGLGHIVAVENFGAGDIIEVERPAADGKRGKRFMVPMHAVTITDEQAVIDAAFAV
- a CDS encoding HPr kinase/phosphorylase, whose amino-acid sequence is MVREETSETLHATSVAIGGRAVLLCGPSGMGKSDLALRLIDRGAILVSDDYTLLKWVDGRLEATAPQTITGKMEVRGLGVVDMPCIDYARVALIVDLSDDIDRMPADPEKRVIAGAKIPVVRLAALEPSAPIKVELALKTVGLA
- a CDS encoding MFS transporter, translating into MARGGVQVMEAAVGETGGIDAMLRHKRVLAASLIGTAVEFYDFYIYATAASLVFGPLFFPATSPSAQLMAAYGSLALAFFARPLGAAVFGHYGDRIGRKATLVTSLMLMGGSTLAIGFLPTYQMIGWWAPLILCILRFGQGFGLGGEWGGAALLAVENAPPGWRARFGMFPQLGAPVGFLAANGLFLILGMFLTDKDFFAWGWRLPFLGSAVLVFLGLWVRLKLTETPEFAAAQAEAPPPAVPLAALFSGHLGAAVAGTFAVVACFAVYYIATAFALGYGTTTLKINRETFLAIQLGAILFMALSIIIAGWWADKTSPTRVLVVGCIGTVAMGVIFGPAMGTGQLLPIFLILSLALFLMGFVYGPLGAYLPHLFPVQLRYTGASFSFNLGGIIGGALAPIVATWLIQVQGVELVGLYMSAAAAISLGGLWFTSRKPA
- a CDS encoding TrmH family RNA methyltransferase, with amino-acid sequence MAREITGFSNPLVKRVRSLREKKFRKAEGLFLAEGLRILTEAREEGVLPEMLFHAGSSHPLAADLIAAMEDAGADVIETTPDILSKISGKDNPQAVVGVYRDRLTPLAKLDRTKADIWVVAQSLRDPGNLGTILRTGDAVGAGGLILIDDCVDPFSVESVRASMGALFTQSITQARWSEFMHWLREGPGELIGTSLKATHDYQEPRYQSPSFLLVGNEAQGLPEAYEAECDLLVKMPMLGKADSLNAAVACAVMAYELLNQKRKA
- a CDS encoding PTS sugar transporter subunit IIA, which encodes MIGLVLVTHGSLATEFVVAMEHVVGPQQQIETICIGPEDDMEVRRADIASAVARVNDGSGVILLTDLFGGTPSNLAISLLKAGEIEVIAGINLPMLIRLESARKVMDVRQAVAAAREAGQKYISVASELLGSTT
- the trmD gene encoding tRNA (guanosine(37)-N1)-methyltransferase TrmD, whose amino-acid sequence is MNFRAQILTLYPEMFPGPLGVSLAGRALAEGKWSCDPIHIRDFATDKHRTVDDTPAGGGAGMVLRADILGLAIDQALETGPDLPVIAMTPRGAPITQARVRELAAGPGATLLCGRFEGFDERIFEARPVEQISMGDIILSGGEMGALMLLDACIRLLPGVMGAASSGDEESFESGLLEYPHYTRPVEWEGRTIPEVLRSGDHAKIAAWRKQRAEDDTRLRRPDLWERHIGVRDQPPSGAQREKQD
- the rapZ gene encoding RNase adapter RapZ translates to MNAPTPKTILLVSGLSGAGKTTALKTLEDMGWEVVDNLPLLLLERLLDTPVPAGHEELDDRPLALGIDARTRGFDAQAIVQRIKALRTRRGHDVETLFLDCSDMELERRFAETRRRHPLASDRPAAHGLARERELTDPLRRWATHVIDTTSLTSNGLQQEIRNRFSRDGLSAPVLTIMSFGFSRGVPLNADLVFDMRFLRNPHWEPDLRPKTGLDADVSAYIVDDPAYEESLSRIEELLALLLPRYADSGKSYVTVAFGCTGGRHRSVHVAERVAKYLQDAGFSPTVSHRNMESAPQDSLEKREPGGPKAQS
- the ffh gene encoding signal recognition particle protein, with amino-acid sequence MMFDSLSDRLSGVFDKLRGRGALTEDDVRAAMREVRIALLEADVALPVVRQFVDQATERAVGSDVLRSVTPGQMVVKIVSDTLTETLGAETSELLIDVNPPAVIMMVGLQGSGKTTSTAKIAKRLKEKERKKVLMASLDVQRPAAQEQLAVLGTQTDVATLPIVPGQQPVEIAKRALQSAKLQGFDVVMLDTAGRLHVDQALMDEMKAVAEVSNPAEILLVVDSLTGQDAVNVATSFTAQVPLTGVVLTRMDGDARGGAALSMRAVTGRPIKFAGTGEKLDAIEPFHPARVAQRILGMGDVVSLVEKAAESIDAEEADKLAKKMAKGQFDMNDLRSQLNQMRRMGGLGALAGMLPGLKKAQQAMANSGANDKTLIHLDAMIGSMTLKEREKPALINAKRKIRIAKGSGTTVQEVNKLLKMHQEMETAMKKIRKMGGLKGLAKMFTGGGLDGMLGGGGAPPQGLPGLGGNMPNLPPGFQNFMKK
- the mtaB gene encoding tRNA (N(6)-L-threonylcarbamoyladenosine(37)-C(2))-methylthiotransferase MtaB, whose translation is MSGPQIITLGCRLNIAESEAIREMAADEDDLVVVNSCAVTAEAVRQTRQAIRRARRERPRARVIVTGCAAQTEPETFANMAEVDAVIGNREKMAAHHYSSVQRKLGSQAAVLDSRRETPAFTGVTNGLEMTDKVQVSDIMAVRETAPHMASAFAEHARAFLEVQNGCDHRCTFCIIPYGRGNSRSVPAGAVIDKARELVDAGYKEIVLTGVDVTSYGPDLPGSPSLGLLIERILNAVPDLPRLRLSSLDSVEIDDRLFDLLAREPRMMPHLHLSLQAGDDMILKRMKRRHSRADAIHIVERLKAVRPDISIGADIIAGFPTEDDAMFENSLRLVEQCSIVHGHIFPYSPREGTPAARMPQVDRAIVKARATRLRTACEVQRQSWLGDLVGSVQSVLVERNGLSGHAENFAPVRFAEPQSPSSIISARIIALENGVLIAQEAAND
- the rplS gene encoding 50S ribosomal protein L19, which gives rise to MNLIQQIEAENIAALAKDIPEFRPGDTLRVGVKVIEGDRSRVQNYEGVCIARSNKGMGSNFTVRKISFGEGVERVFPLYSPNIDSITVVRRGVVRRAKLYYLRGRTGKRARIAERRDVRTEG
- the dapF gene encoding diaminopimelate epimerase; this encodes MGRFSKMHGLGNDFVVIDAREAALDMTQARAQAIADRHAGIGCDQLILIGQSDKADVSMRIFNSDGSEVEACGNATRCVPLFLGRDVLIETKAGLLDAKGVEGGASVDMGEPRLEWGAIPLAYAMDTLAMPVSWEDLPAPVAVNVGNPHVIFFCDDMNGVNFERLGPMIETDPLFPARVNVNFAQVVGENHIRLIVWERGAGLTRACGTGACATAVAAVRRKLVSGSTRVTLPGGDLLIEWAPGGSIRMTGPATHVFDGEADWARF